The genomic stretch GCCGCGACCGTGGAGGCCGTGGACGAGGTGGAAGCCATCAGCACCTCCAGCGGCTTCGAGGCGCTCAAGCTGCTGCCGCGCCACCGGTTCGACCTCATCATCACCGACATCAACATGCCCGACATCAACGGGCTGGAGCTCATCAACTTCGTCAAGAAGAACCCCAACTACCGGGACGTGCCGCTGTTCATCATCACGACCGAGGGGCGTGACCAGGACCGAGAGCGCGG from Myxococcaceae bacterium JPH2 encodes the following:
- a CDS encoding response regulator, whose product is MRFKVLIVEDSKASREFIAATVEAVDEVEAISTSSGFEALKLLPRHRFDLIITDINMPDINGLELINFVKKNPNYRDVPLFIITTEGRDQDRERGMALGAAEYLVKPFVPGSLEGLLRRYLKLP